Proteins from a genomic interval of uncultured Desulfuromusa sp.:
- a CDS encoding PilZ domain-containing protein: MKERSTTRKRKRLKVRFGVDYPKRVAFTGDASEGGLYIITGQPERPGSKLLIEINLPDEEQVIVYGRVRWAKKVPPNLIRLANKAGMGVQLTQFETGKQALCDYLGTLRH; this comes from the coding sequence ATGAAAGAACGTAGTACGACACGTAAGAGAAAACGTCTCAAGGTTCGGTTTGGTGTTGATTACCCGAAAAGAGTTGCTTTTACAGGGGATGCTTCAGAGGGTGGATTGTATATTATCACTGGCCAACCAGAACGGCCTGGATCTAAGTTGTTGATTGAAATAAACTTGCCGGATGAAGAACAGGTGATCGTTTATGGACGGGTCCGTTGGGCCAAAAAAGTTCCACCTAATCTGATACGACTGGCCAATAAAGCTGGAATGGGAGTGCAGTTGACACAATTTGAAACAGGTAAACAGGCTCTTTGTGATTATCTGGGTACATTGCGGC
- a CDS encoding penicillin-binding protein activator produces the protein MMRIFYPILVAVMTVTLLCSFSVSAVRAAEAGELKQGQELFQEGRLNQALAVLRGFVQQNKDPSATAPALILISRILLQQQQYGDAILYLQRIPVMHRSPEADLLLGCSLVETGKYELGLQQLQFLPGENLSPADKVKLYQALTVATIAEKQFLRALFYLQEQLFLTSNSAAILGQAHRILQNRINDTDLSEAAFMWQGTAIGQDARLQLARRALVQQKTELAKKHLQTLFASTVTFPYWQEAEQLLQRSRTETWLSRDSIGVLIPLSGRYQSYGELVKKGLELALQEHNKTRLPARFVYRDTAVEGVTSAQLVSGLTDDDKVIAVIGPLLGTAAGEAARRAQREMVPMVSFAQTEGLPEIGNFIFRDTLTAEQQVKRLVQYALGKGDISFSILYPENRLGEKMTELFIAELRASGGELVDVVSYPEDGTDFRKQIQKLLWEDREVKIPQTVEDAENEEEQQEKLELEYPLAPFHALFIPDYAEQISQIAPQLVFYGIKDVTLLGINGWNSPELASQAGRFLKDAVFVDAFYPGSKKPEVQRFMELYRQTYQEEPTILGAQAFDVATLLLQIIDDPAVGNRDDLRRKLTEVKDYRGVTGTSGFDVYGEAIKMLSLLQINRGRIVESE, from the coding sequence ATGATGCGGATTTTTTACCCGATTCTGGTTGCAGTGATGACTGTAACCTTGCTGTGCTCTTTTTCAGTCTCCGCTGTAAGAGCCGCAGAGGCGGGAGAGCTGAAGCAGGGGCAGGAGTTGTTCCAAGAAGGCAGGCTCAATCAGGCATTAGCTGTTTTACGCGGTTTTGTGCAGCAAAATAAGGATCCATCAGCAACGGCACCGGCCTTGATCTTGATCAGTCGGATATTATTACAACAACAACAGTATGGAGATGCAATTCTCTATCTGCAACGCATTCCTGTCATGCACAGAAGTCCTGAAGCGGATCTGCTCTTAGGGTGTAGTCTGGTTGAAACCGGCAAGTATGAACTTGGCTTGCAACAGTTACAGTTTTTACCGGGTGAAAACCTTTCTCCGGCTGATAAGGTAAAGCTATATCAGGCATTAACTGTTGCTACAATCGCTGAAAAACAGTTTCTCAGGGCCCTCTTTTATCTGCAGGAACAACTCTTCTTGACCTCAAACTCAGCAGCAATACTTGGGCAGGCGCACCGGATTCTGCAGAATCGTATTAATGATACTGATCTGTCGGAAGCTGCTTTTATGTGGCAGGGGACCGCAATTGGACAAGATGCGAGATTGCAGTTAGCGCGTCGCGCCTTGGTTCAGCAGAAAACCGAACTGGCCAAAAAACATCTGCAGACCCTTTTTGCATCCACCGTGACTTTCCCTTACTGGCAGGAAGCAGAGCAGCTGTTGCAGAGATCCAGAACTGAGACTTGGCTCAGCCGCGACAGTATTGGAGTTCTTATCCCTCTGAGTGGTCGTTATCAGTCTTATGGCGAGCTGGTTAAAAAAGGGTTGGAGCTAGCCTTACAGGAACATAACAAAACCCGACTGCCGGCGCGCTTTGTTTACCGCGACACAGCTGTTGAAGGGGTGACGTCTGCCCAGCTGGTGAGTGGTTTGACTGATGATGACAAGGTTATAGCAGTCATTGGTCCTCTTCTTGGTACTGCCGCCGGGGAGGCGGCACGACGAGCTCAGCGTGAAATGGTGCCGATGGTCTCTTTCGCGCAAACGGAAGGACTTCCTGAAATTGGCAACTTTATTTTCCGGGATACTCTGACAGCAGAACAGCAGGTTAAGAGGTTGGTTCAATATGCTTTGGGAAAAGGAGACATCTCTTTCTCAATTCTCTACCCTGAAAATCGACTGGGTGAGAAAATGACCGAACTGTTCATTGCCGAGCTGCGTGCTTCAGGGGGAGAGCTTGTTGATGTTGTCAGTTATCCGGAAGACGGCACAGACTTCAGAAAACAGATACAGAAGCTTCTTTGGGAGGATCGTGAAGTCAAGATTCCACAAACTGTAGAAGACGCGGAAAATGAGGAGGAGCAACAGGAAAAATTGGAACTGGAATACCCATTAGCACCTTTCCATGCTCTTTTTATTCCTGATTATGCTGAACAAATCAGCCAGATTGCTCCACAGCTGGTTTTTTATGGTATCAAAGATGTCACCTTGCTTGGCATCAATGGATGGAATTCTCCTGAGTTGGCAAGTCAGGCGGGCCGATTCCTTAAAGATGCTGTTTTTGTTGATGCGTTTTATCCTGGAAGCAAGAAGCCGGAAGTTCAACGCTTTATGGAACTCTATCGTCAAACTTATCAGGAAGAACCAACTATTCTTGGAGCCCAGGCTTTTGATGTTGCCACTCTTCTGCTACAGATAATCGACGATCCTGCAGTTGGCAACCGCGATGATCTACGCAGAAAACTGACCGAGGTGAAGGACTATCGGGGGGTTACGGGAACCAGTGGTTTTGACGTATATGGTGAAGCGATCAAGATGCTCTCACTGTTACAGATCAACCGTGGGCGCATTGTAGAATCAGAATAA
- the dnaJ gene encoding molecular chaperone DnaJ: protein MAKLDYYAVLEVNKNASGTEIKKAYRRLAIQYHPDKNPGDAEAESKFKELTEAYTILSDPQKRATYDQFGHAGVDGSGGFSSNGFGGAPFEDIFGDIFGDIFGGGSRRGSHGQRGDDLRYNLTISFEEAAFGTEKNLQLPRKQACETCHGSGARPGTEPQTCSTCRGAGQVRYQQGFFTMTRPCPDCHGKGKIIADPCPDCRGTGQVKSKRTVALKVPAGVEDGIRLKLSGEGDAGSQGGPPGDLYVVISVEEHSIFKRDGQDVICEVPISFVQAALGCDLQVPTLEGKLNLKVPAGTQTGKIFKLSGKGIVALQGHHRRGDQLVVLKVEVPTKLNSRQRELLEEFAKEGGEDIHPQGQSFFDKVKDLFD from the coding sequence TTGGCAAAGCTAGATTACTACGCAGTTCTGGAAGTAAATAAAAATGCCAGTGGAACAGAAATAAAAAAAGCTTACCGCCGCTTGGCAATCCAGTATCACCCCGACAAAAATCCCGGGGACGCAGAAGCAGAAAGCAAGTTTAAAGAACTTACTGAAGCTTATACAATTCTCTCCGATCCTCAAAAAAGAGCAACTTATGACCAGTTCGGCCACGCTGGGGTTGATGGCTCCGGAGGATTCTCCAGTAATGGGTTTGGTGGTGCTCCTTTTGAAGATATCTTTGGCGATATCTTTGGCGATATCTTTGGTGGCGGATCGCGACGGGGAAGCCATGGTCAGCGTGGGGACGATCTTCGCTATAATCTGACTATCAGTTTTGAAGAAGCTGCTTTTGGAACCGAAAAGAACCTTCAGCTGCCACGAAAGCAGGCATGTGAAACCTGTCATGGCTCAGGGGCTCGTCCAGGGACGGAACCTCAAACCTGTTCAACTTGCCGTGGCGCAGGACAGGTTCGTTATCAACAGGGGTTTTTCACCATGACTCGACCCTGTCCGGATTGTCATGGTAAGGGAAAAATTATTGCTGATCCCTGTCCTGACTGTCGAGGGACCGGGCAGGTTAAAAGTAAACGCACTGTTGCACTCAAAGTTCCCGCTGGAGTTGAAGACGGTATCCGTTTGAAGCTGAGTGGCGAAGGTGATGCCGGTTCCCAGGGAGGACCACCGGGGGATCTGTATGTTGTCATCAGTGTTGAAGAGCATTCAATTTTTAAGCGCGACGGACAGGATGTGATTTGTGAAGTTCCGATTTCGTTTGTTCAGGCGGCTCTTGGCTGTGACCTTCAAGTTCCGACTCTGGAAGGAAAGTTGAATCTGAAGGTTCCCGCTGGAACCCAGACCGGCAAGATTTTCAAGCTTTCAGGAAAAGGGATTGTTGCTTTGCAGGGTCATCATCGTCGTGGTGATCAGCTAGTCGTTCTTAAGGTTGAGGTGCCGACAAAACTGAATTCCCGTCAGCGAGAGTTGCTTGAAGAATTTGCTAAAGAGGGTGGAGAGGATATTCATCCCCAGGGACAGAGTTTTTTTGATAAAGTGAAAGACCTATTCGACTGA
- the dnaK gene encoding molecular chaperone DnaK yields the protein MGKIIGIDLGTTNSCVAVMEGGEPVVIANSEGSRTTPSIVAFTESGERLVGQQAKRQAVTNPENTLFAIKRLIGRKFTSEAVQKDLKISPFKIIEADNGDAWVEARDKKYSSPEISAMVLQKMKQTAEDYLGEKVTDAVITVPAYFNDSQRQATKDAGKIAGLNVLRIINEPTAASLAYGLDKKNEMTIAVFDLGGGTFDVSILDLGDGVFEVKSTNGDTFLGGEDFDQLIIDYVADEFKKDQGIDLRGDKMALQRLKEAAEKAKCELSSSMETDINLPFITADQSGPKHLNIKLSRSKLESICSGLISRLTGPCQTALKDAGLSANEITEVILVGGMTRMPAVQERVKEIFGRAPSKGVNPDEVVAIGAAIQGGVLAGDVKDVLLLDVTPLSLGIETLGSVMTKLIEKNTTVPCKKSQVFSTAADNQPAVSVHVLQGEREMATDNKTIGNFELVGIPAAPRGVPQIEVTFDIDANGILHVSAKDLGTGKEQSIQITASSGLSDEEINKMVQDAEAHASEDKNKRELVEARNQADGLAYTTEKSLAEHGEKLDSATKKQIEEALADLKKAIEGENPEEIKTKSEALAQASHKLAEMMYAQSQGAEGEPAGEATDAPADDVVDAEFEDVDEKK from the coding sequence ATGGGTAAAATTATTGGTATTGATTTAGGAACTACAAACTCCTGCGTTGCCGTTATGGAGGGTGGCGAGCCTGTTGTTATCGCCAACTCAGAAGGCTCGCGGACAACTCCGTCGATTGTGGCTTTTACGGAAAGCGGGGAACGGCTTGTTGGTCAGCAGGCAAAGCGTCAGGCTGTTACCAATCCGGAAAATACTCTGTTTGCAATCAAGCGGTTGATCGGTCGTAAGTTCACTTCCGAAGCCGTGCAAAAAGACTTGAAGATCAGCCCTTTTAAAATTATTGAAGCAGACAATGGTGATGCATGGGTCGAAGCACGGGATAAGAAATACAGCTCGCCGGAAATATCGGCTATGGTGCTGCAGAAAATGAAGCAGACGGCTGAGGATTACCTTGGTGAAAAAGTGACCGATGCCGTTATTACTGTTCCTGCTTATTTTAATGATTCCCAGCGTCAGGCAACCAAAGATGCAGGTAAGATTGCCGGATTGAATGTTTTGCGTATCATTAACGAGCCTACTGCCGCTTCTCTGGCATATGGGCTGGATAAGAAAAATGAGATGACTATCGCCGTTTTTGACCTTGGCGGTGGGACCTTTGACGTTTCTATTCTGGATCTTGGTGATGGTGTTTTTGAAGTTAAATCGACCAATGGTGATACCTTTCTCGGTGGTGAGGATTTTGACCAACTGATCATTGATTATGTCGCTGATGAGTTTAAGAAAGATCAGGGAATTGATCTTCGCGGTGATAAAATGGCTTTACAACGCCTGAAAGAAGCGGCGGAAAAAGCTAAATGTGAACTCTCATCATCCATGGAAACAGACATAAACCTGCCATTTATTACTGCAGATCAATCGGGACCGAAACACTTGAATATCAAGTTGTCCCGTTCCAAACTGGAGAGTATTTGCAGCGGTTTGATTTCCAGACTGACCGGTCCTTGCCAAACAGCACTGAAGGACGCTGGTTTATCAGCCAATGAGATCACGGAAGTCATTCTTGTTGGTGGTATGACCCGGATGCCGGCCGTACAAGAGCGGGTTAAGGAGATCTTTGGCAGAGCGCCAAGTAAAGGGGTTAACCCCGATGAAGTTGTTGCTATTGGTGCTGCAATTCAGGGAGGCGTTCTTGCTGGTGATGTTAAAGATGTTCTCTTGCTTGATGTTACTCCTCTGTCTCTCGGGATTGAAACCTTGGGCAGTGTGATGACTAAATTGATCGAAAAAAACACCACTGTTCCCTGTAAGAAAAGTCAGGTTTTCTCCACGGCAGCAGATAACCAGCCGGCTGTTTCTGTTCATGTTCTCCAGGGTGAGAGAGAAATGGCAACCGATAACAAAACCATTGGCAACTTTGAGCTGGTTGGTATCCCGGCTGCACCGCGCGGAGTCCCTCAGATCGAGGTCACTTTCGATATCGATGCGAACGGAATTCTTCATGTTTCTGCCAAGGATCTTGGTACCGGTAAAGAACAGTCCATCCAGATTACCGCTTCCAGTGGACTCTCGGATGAAGAGATCAATAAAATGGTTCAGGATGCAGAAGCTCATGCCAGCGAGGATAAAAACAAGCGTGAGTTGGTCGAAGCCCGGAACCAGGCAGATGGTTTGGCCTACACCACAGAAAAATCCCTTGCCGAACATGGTGAAAAGCTGGATAGTGCGACCAAGAAACAAATTGAAGAAGCCTTGGCCGATCTGAAAAAAGCGATCGAAGGTGAAAATCCGGAAGAAATCAAGACAAAGAGTGAAGCCCTGGCCCAAGCTTCTCATAAGCTGGCGGAAATGATGTACGCTCAATCTCAGGGAGCTGAAGGTGAGCCTGCCGGCGAAGCAACGGATGCTCCGGCTGATGATGTTGTTGATGCAGAGTTTGAAGACGTCGACGAAAAGAAATAA
- the grpE gene encoding nucleotide exchange factor GrpE: MAKKNEASEPESELDASNDNKPEVVEAENENETLQNELAKALTEAKVHQEQYLRTLADMENLRKRTQRDKEELAKFANENILREILPVIDNLERAVEHAEQAESNDGLFEGVQMTLTQFSQLLDKFGVKPVDAIGQPFDPAYHQAMGQMESDEHPVNTVVQQMQKGYQLNSRLLRPAFVMLAKAPELKENDDADDSAEEQ; this comes from the coding sequence GTGGCAAAAAAAAATGAGGCTAGCGAGCCGGAATCGGAGTTGGATGCTTCTAATGACAATAAGCCTGAGGTTGTCGAAGCGGAAAATGAAAACGAAACTCTTCAAAATGAGCTGGCTAAAGCTTTAACCGAAGCCAAGGTGCATCAGGAGCAGTATCTGAGAACGTTGGCAGATATGGAGAATTTGCGCAAGCGGACACAGAGAGACAAGGAAGAATTGGCAAAGTTTGCCAATGAAAATATCCTTCGTGAAATTCTGCCGGTTATCGATAATCTTGAGCGGGCAGTAGAGCACGCTGAACAAGCTGAAAGTAATGATGGTTTGTTTGAAGGGGTGCAAATGACTTTGACCCAGTTCAGCCAGCTGTTGGACAAGTTTGGAGTAAAACCGGTTGATGCTATTGGGCAACCGTTTGATCCCGCATACCATCAGGCAATGGGGCAAATGGAATCTGACGAACACCCGGTCAACACGGTGGTGCAGCAGATGCAAAAAGGATATCAACTTAATAGTCGGTTGTTGCGACCTGCTTTTGTGATGTTGGCAAAAGCACCGGAACTCAAAGAAAATGATGATGCTGATGACTCAGCTGAAGAGCAATAA